The proteins below are encoded in one region of Rhodothermus profundi:
- a CDS encoding RNA polymerase sigma factor encodes MTDATLGLLLLLARQGTVGVLDDAELARRIRAGDQQAFRLFFERYYAFLLHYLERMGVPSAVAEDLVQQAFLAVWERRAQIDPNRSLRAFLFRIGHNRALNHFRDTRRLSQQAELPELSDPAPGADRQTDAGFLQARLQEAIARLPERRRAVFELCFLQELTYREAAEVLGISPKTVENQMAQALRQLRAALSDFR; translated from the coding sequence ATGACAGACGCAACGCTCGGTCTGTTACTTTTGCTGGCCCGGCAGGGAACCGTCGGGGTGCTCGACGACGCCGAACTGGCCCGCCGCATCCGTGCAGGGGATCAGCAGGCTTTTCGGCTTTTTTTTGAACGATACTACGCCTTTTTGCTGCACTACCTGGAACGAATGGGCGTTCCGTCGGCCGTCGCGGAGGATCTGGTGCAGCAGGCCTTTTTGGCTGTCTGGGAGCGGCGAGCGCAGATTGACCCGAACCGCTCTCTGCGGGCGTTTCTGTTTCGCATCGGGCATAACCGCGCGCTGAATCACTTTCGCGACACGCGCCGGCTGAGCCAGCAGGCTGAGCTTCCGGAGCTTTCAGATCCTGCTCCTGGAGCAGATCGCCAGACCGATGCCGGGTTTTTGCAGGCGCGATTGCAGGAAGCTATTGCACGACTTCCGGAGCGTCGCCGGGCTGTTTTCGAGCTCTGCTTTCTTCAGGAGCTGACCTATCGCGAAGCGGCGGAAGTGCTGGGGATCAGTCCAAAAACCGTAGAGAACCAGATGGCACAGGCGCTCCGGCAGCTTCGGGCCGCGCTGTCCGATTTTCGGTAG